A window from Corynebacterium accolens encodes these proteins:
- the secD gene encoding protein translocase subunit SecD, which translates to MXASSRGXXKNRNRQWPKRALALFGLIVVVIYALVFFTGNRQATPKLGIDLQGGTRVTLAPQGEDPTQDQLRQARNILEQRVNGMGVSGSEVVINGNTLVITVPGEDASQAQAVGQTSQLYFRPVAQPSAPDMDKLDKQLEDMANRWVKYGVLDKDEANKKLEDVTNAVAQQEAQAEGKEPKDVKAPKVSAKPLDEPSNSIEQTERRDEVTEMLLKDRQSDDPTTQAAASSLLTCQGSADPLAGADDPSKPFVTCDYDSGTPYVLEPAPLLNGVEDEDGTRLTGNEIDTNSPINGGLNPQSGQMEISFSFKTGDGPNGSQTWADLTQEHLNDQIAITLDSAVISAPVIQGATPYGSATSINGEFSQEEANNLANNLRYGALPLSFAGENGEPGGTVESIPPTLGKAALEAGLWAGLAGLILVILYSLYYFRALSGVSVIFLLGSGLLTYGAIVLLGRWIGYSLDLSGIAGLVIGVGATADSFVVYYERIKDELLEGRTFRSATQKAWERSRSTIVTGNAVTLIGSVIVYFLAIGEVKGFAFTLGLTTIFDLVVSFLVMAPVMQIIGRRPAAAKPSMNGLGGIYALIEERRERGYYGDSRAAAGASQARSTENSASVGAKSSESSSPSAAAEDEEK; encoded by the coding sequence TTGYCCGCATCATCTCGAGGCGYTATRAAAAATAGRAACCGCCAATGGCCAAAGCGCGCCCTCGCGCTTTTTGGACTCATCGTGGTCGTTATCTATGCGCTGGTCTTTTTCACCGGAAACCGCCAAGCCACCCCAAAGCTAGGCATCGACCTGCAGGGCGGCACCCGCGTTACCTTGGCGCCCCAAGGTGAAGACCCCACCCAGGACCAGCTACGGCAGGCGCGCAATATTTTGGAACAGCGCGTGAACGGCATGGGCGTTTCTGGTTCCGAGGTCGTCATCAACGGCAATACCCTCGTCATCACCGTACCGGGCGAGGATGCATCCCAAGCCCAGGCGGTGGGGCAGACCTCCCAGTTGTACTTCCGCCCGGTGGCGCAACCCTCTGCGCCGGACATGGACAAGCTCGACAAACAGCTGGAGGATATGGCTAACCGCTGGGTCAAATACGGTGTCCTAGATAAGGACGAAGCCAACAAGAAGTTGGAAGACGTCACCAATGCCGTTGCCCAGCAAGAAGCGCAGGCTGAGGGTAAGGAACCGAAGGATGTCAAGGCACCGAAGGTTTCCGCTAAGCCCTTGGACGAGCCGTCCAACTCCATTGAGCAGACAGAGCGTCGCGATGAAGTCACCGAAATGTTGTTGAAGGACCGCCAATCGGACGATCCGACAACGCAAGCAGCGGCCTCTTCGCTCCTGACCTGCCAGGGCTCCGCTGACCCACTGGCTGGTGCGGACGATCCGTCCAAGCCTTTTGTGACCTGTGATTACGACAGCGGCACTCCCTACGTCTTGGAGCCAGCCCCGTTGCTCAACGGTGTTGAGGATGAAGACGGTACCCGTTTGACGGGTAATGAGATTGATACCAATTCCCCGATCAACGGTGGCCTGAACCCACAGTCCGGTCAGATGGAGATCAGCTTCTCCTTCAAGACTGGCGATGGCCCGAACGGCTCCCAGACCTGGGCTGACCTTACGCAGGAGCACCTGAACGACCAGATTGCCATCACCCTTGACTCGGCCGTCATTTCGGCACCTGTCATCCAGGGGGCTACCCCGTACGGTTCCGCTACCTCCATTAACGGTGAATTTAGCCAAGAAGAAGCCAATAACCTGGCCAATAATCTGCGCTACGGTGCATTGCCGCTGTCCTTTGCCGGCGAAAACGGCGAGCCCGGCGGCACCGTGGAGTCCATTCCACCGACACTGGGTAAGGCAGCCCTCGAGGCCGGACTGTGGGCTGGCTTGGCAGGCTTGATTTTGGTCATCCTTTACTCCTTGTACTACTTCCGAGCGCTCAGTGGTGTGTCCGTCATCTTCCTGCTCGGCTCCGGCCTGCTGACCTACGGCGCCATCGTGTTGCTGGGTCGTTGGATCGGGTACTCGCTCGACCTGTCCGGTATTGCCGGTTTGGTCATTGGTGTCGGTGCAACCGCGGACTCGTTCGTGGTCTACTACGAGCGCATCAAGGATGAGCTCTTAGAGGGCAGAACCTTCAGGTCCGCAACGCAGAAGGCCTGGGAGCGCTCGCGCAGCACCATCGTGACCGGTAACGCGGTGACGTTGATCGGTTCTGTCATCGTCTACTTCCTCGCCATCGGTGAGGTAAAGGGCTTCGCGTTCACCTTGGGCTTGACCACGATCTTCGACTTGGTCGTCTCCTTCTTGGTCATGGCACCGGTAATGCAAATAATCGGCCGCCGTCCAGCGGCAGCCAAGCCATCGATGAATGGTTTGGGCGGAATTTATGCGCTAATTGAAGAGCGGCGCGAGCGCGGCTACTACGGAGATTCCCGCGCTGCCGCTGGTGCGTCGCAGGCGCGCTCCACTGAAAATTCGGCATCCGTTGGCGCCAAATCGTCAGAGAGTTCTTCGCCCTCAGCAGCCGCGGAAGATGAGGAGAAATAA
- the yajC gene encoding preprotein translocase subunit YajC: MEIIFLIIIVILFIIPSFMAMRKQRQRQNDMQSLQNSLQDGDRIVTAGGVHGVVRGTTDTSVDLEVSPGVTLTFDKMAVVRTESEAQKLDRGGADNAESNNDDGFNGEEGEHSNDR, encoded by the coding sequence ATGGAAATCATCTTTCTCATCATCATTGTCATTTTGTTCATCATTCCTTCCTTTATGGCGATGCGTAAGCAACGCCAGCGCCAAAACGACATGCAATCGCTGCAAAACTCCCTACAGGATGGAGACCGCATCGTGACCGCTGGCGGTGTACACGGCGTGGTGCGCGGAACCACCGATACCAGCGTGGACCTCGAGGTTTCCCCGGGCGTTACCCTCACCTTTGACAAGATGGCGGTGGTGCGCACGGAAAGCGAGGCCCAGAAACTTGACCGCGGTGGCGCAGACAACGCTGAAAGCAATAATGATGATGGATTCAACGGCGAAGAGGGCGAGCACTCCAACGACCGTTAA
- a CDS encoding ABC transporter substrate-binding protein, translating into MVNSQLTTTNAGTAFGSTTSAAQLSARLYPGLFVPGPSGQLIPNADLVETEELPPAADSDQESVRLTLADDATFSDGAPVTCDDYLLSYTAGTHPVEFASHMPLMNDIADIECTPQSKAFTLTFQKDQGHRWRQMFGPGTVMPAHALAQKTDMSMEDLNAALHAGDMAALQPVAELWRYGFSTAKDDFDPQLQVSYGPFTADKIGDSGEVFLKANEQYRGDKPALDRLVIWPGTANAQELADKGVLKVADSATAAPDWLSGNAVKDAESEEGNDASESTNGSGSNKESDSNAEGSAGTENAEFETITKVGLQTDTLTLSQAGIFAEPSARKAFAACVDQAALAQKSSEISGVDVPPAYVRTVSVQDPVDQTLGSVAKDHEGTDMAAAGQLNGSTIRVGYVGPDKRYQAMVDALRASCEPAGITIEDAAAENLSQFYLNPDPESGQPTIDAFLGPVDPLTEYSAADSSIKNSVQLKEQEEQLWESVPSIPVAAQPRAFIVHRDVEGVLPYTGVSGIGWNMDRWHVPAEEPVEKA; encoded by the coding sequence ATGGTTAACTCTCAGCTGACCACGACGAATGCGGGCACCGCCTTCGGCAGCACCACCTCAGCGGCCCAACTTTCGGCGCGGCTTTATCCCGGTCTTTTTGTGCCGGGCCCCTCCGGACAGCTCATTCCCAATGCGGATTTGGTAGAGACCGAAGAGCTTCCGCCGGCAGCAGATAGTGATCAGGAAAGCGTGCGTTTGACGCTTGCTGATGACGCCACGTTCTCCGATGGTGCGCCCGTCACCTGCGATGATTACCTGCTTTCCTATACGGCTGGCACGCACCCGGTTGAATTTGCCTCGCATATGCCACTAATGAATGACATCGCCGATATCGAGTGCACACCGCAGAGCAAAGCCTTTACGCTGACTTTCCAGAAAGACCAGGGACATCGGTGGCGCCAAATGTTTGGCCCTGGCACCGTTATGCCTGCGCATGCGCTTGCGCAGAAGACGGACATGAGCATGGAGGATCTCAACGCGGCCCTGCATGCAGGAGACATGGCGGCGCTGCAGCCAGTAGCGGAATTGTGGCGCTATGGTTTTTCTACAGCCAAGGATGACTTTGACCCACAGCTGCAGGTGTCCTACGGCCCATTTACCGCGGATAAGATTGGTGATTCCGGCGAGGTCTTTTTAAAAGCCAATGAGCAGTATCGCGGCGACAAACCTGCCTTGGATCGCCTTGTCATATGGCCGGGTACTGCCAACGCACAGGAACTTGCGGATAAGGGCGTTCTCAAGGTGGCAGATTCCGCCACCGCGGCGCCCGATTGGCTTTCAGGGAACGCGGTTAAGGACGCAGAATCCGAGGAAGGCAACGACGCCTCAGAATCCACAAACGGATCTGGCTCGAATAAAGAAAGCGACTCCAATGCGGAGGGCTCCGCGGGCACAGAGAATGCCGAGTTTGAGACGATCACCAAGGTGGGCCTGCAAACCGATACGTTGACGCTGTCGCAGGCCGGGATTTTTGCGGAGCCTTCTGCTAGAAAGGCATTTGCTGCTTGCGTCGACCAAGCGGCGTTAGCACAAAAGAGCTCCGAAATATCTGGTGTCGATGTTCCCCCGGCTTATGTGCGCACCGTCTCTGTCCAAGATCCGGTGGACCAAACGCTAGGCTCGGTGGCGAAGGACCACGAGGGAACGGACATGGCTGCGGCCGGCCAGTTGAACGGGTCCACCATCAGGGTGGGCTACGTTGGCCCGGATAAGCGCTATCAGGCGATGGTTGATGCGCTGCGCGCCTCTTGCGAGCCGGCGGGGATTACCATCGAGGATGCTGCGGCGGAGAACCTATCGCAGTTTTATCTCAACCCTGATCCGGAATCGGGGCAGCCAACCATTGATGCCTTCTTGGGCCCAGTCGATCCGCTGACCGAGTACTCCGCCGCTGATTCCAGTATTAAAAATTCCGTTCAGCTCAAGGAGCAGGAAGAGCAGCTGTGGGAGAGTGTTCCCTCCATTCCAGTCGCTGCGCAGCCGCGCGCGTTTATCGTTCACCGCGACGTGGAGGGTGTCCTGCCGTACACTGGCGTCTCGGGCATCGGCTGGAATATGGATCGTTGGCACGTGCCGGCAGAAGAACCTGTGGAGAAGGCCTAG
- a CDS encoding YebC/PmpR family DNA-binding transcriptional regulator, whose amino-acid sequence MSGHSKWATTKHKKAANDAKRGKEFAKLIKNIEVAARTGGGDPAANPTLDDMIKKAKKASVPNDNIERARKRGSGEEAGGADWETIMYEGYGPNGVAMLIECLTDNRNRAATDVRTAMSKNGGNLGESGSVAYMFSRTGYVLVEKGELSEDDVLMAVLDAGAEEVKDQGEKFEIICAPTDVQAVKEALKEADIEVDDSDNDFRASVEVPLEANDAKKIFRLIDVLEESDDVQNVYTNMDLSDEVLAELNAE is encoded by the coding sequence ATGTCAGGCCACTCAAAATGGGCAACTACCAAGCACAAGAAGGCTGCCAATGACGCCAAGCGCGGCAAGGAATTTGCCAAGCTCATTAAGAACATTGAAGTGGCGGCGCGAACCGGCGGTGGTGATCCTGCGGCCAACCCAACGCTCGATGACATGATTAAGAAGGCCAAGAAGGCCTCCGTCCCCAATGACAACATCGAACGCGCCCGCAAGCGCGGTTCTGGTGAAGAAGCCGGTGGTGCTGACTGGGAGACCATCATGTATGAGGGCTATGGCCCCAACGGTGTCGCAATGCTGATTGAATGCTTGACCGATAACCGCAACCGCGCGGCTACCGATGTCCGCACCGCGATGAGCAAGAATGGCGGCAACCTGGGTGAATCTGGCTCGGTTGCTTATATGTTCTCCCGCACTGGGTATGTCTTGGTGGAAAAGGGTGAGCTGAGCGAGGATGACGTCTTGATGGCGGTCCTCGATGCCGGCGCCGAAGAGGTCAAGGACCAGGGCGAGAAATTTGAGATCATCTGCGCACCCACGGATGTGCAGGCTGTCAAGGAGGCCCTCAAGGAAGCCGATATTGAGGTCGATGACTCCGATAATGATTTCCGTGCCTCCGTCGAGGTTCCCCTCGAGGCCAATGACGCCAAGAAGATCTTCCGCCTCATCGATGTCTTGGAAGAATCCGACGACGTCCAGAACGTATATACCAATATGGACCTCTCCGATGAGGTACTCGCAGAACTCAACGCAGAGTAA
- the ruvB gene encoding Holliday junction branch migration DNA helicase RuvB, with translation MSDIERTEFNLPEGMSKAHESQHNSDVEATAHAEEHDIERSLRPKSLTEFIGQPKVREQLSLVLTGAKNRGVTPDHVLLSGPPGLGKTTMAMIISQELGTSLRMTSGPALERAGDLAAMLSNLMEGDVLFIDEIHRIARPAEEMLYMAMEDFRIDVIVGKGPGATSIPLEIPPFTLVGATTRAGMLTGPLRDRFGFTAQMEYYSTEDLTHVIKRAAHILDVAIDDDAAVEIGSRSRGTPRIANRLLRRVRDYAEVNGTGRIDLSAAQGALEVFDVDEMGLDRLDRAVLNALINGHGGGPVGVNTLAIAVGEEPSTVEEVCEPYLVRAGMISRTGRGRVATAAAWQHLGLTPPDGAIGLF, from the coding sequence ATGTCCGATATTGAGCGCACCGAGTTCAACCTCCCAGAGGGGATGAGTAAGGCGCACGAATCCCAGCACAATAGTGATGTGGAAGCCACCGCTCACGCAGAAGAACACGATATCGAGCGCTCCCTGCGCCCCAAGTCCCTGACGGAATTCATTGGGCAGCCCAAGGTGAGGGAGCAGCTGTCCCTCGTGCTCACGGGCGCGAAGAACCGCGGGGTCACCCCGGATCACGTCCTGTTATCGGGACCGCCCGGTCTGGGTAAGACCACCATGGCGATGATCATTTCGCAGGAACTCGGCACCTCGCTGCGCATGACTTCGGGCCCAGCGCTGGAACGAGCGGGAGATCTCGCGGCCATGCTTTCGAACCTCATGGAAGGCGACGTGCTTTTTATCGATGAGATCCACCGCATCGCCCGGCCCGCCGAAGAAATGCTCTACATGGCCATGGAGGATTTCCGAATCGATGTCATTGTGGGCAAGGGGCCGGGTGCTACCTCGATCCCCTTGGAGATCCCGCCGTTTACGTTGGTCGGGGCCACAACGCGAGCGGGAATGCTTACCGGTCCGCTGCGGGATCGCTTCGGCTTTACCGCCCAAATGGAGTACTACAGCACCGAGGATCTCACCCATGTGATCAAGCGTGCGGCACATATCTTGGACGTCGCCATCGATGATGATGCCGCCGTAGAAATCGGCTCGCGCTCGCGCGGCACCCCGCGCATTGCCAACCGCCTGCTGCGCCGCGTGCGCGATTATGCGGAGGTCAATGGCACCGGACGCATCGATCTTTCCGCCGCGCAGGGGGCGTTGGAGGTATTCGACGTCGATGAAATGGGCCTGGACCGCCTGGACCGCGCCGTCCTCAATGCCCTGATCAATGGCCATGGTGGCGGGCCTGTGGGTGTTAATACCTTGGCCATCGCCGTGGGTGAGGAACCTTCTACCGTGGAGGAGGTGTGCGAGCCGTACTTGGTTCGCGCCGGCATGATTTCGCGCACCGGGCGGGGCAGGGTAGCCACCGCGGCCGCCTGGCAGCACCTGGGCCTGACGCCGCCCGATGGCGCGATTGGGTTGTTTTAG
- the ruvC gene encoding crossover junction endodeoxyribonuclease RuvC, with the protein MNIEGMRVMGIDPGLTRCGLSVVQAGRGRAILPVSVGVVRTPSDKDLTERLLRLSVAAKEWMDDYSPDVVAIERVFERGQVSTVMQTAHVVGVLVLAAAERDIPVYMYTPSEVKKAISGNGRADKKQMTTMITRILGLTEPPKPADAADALALAVCHCWRAPAIVRMDSTGLGLGAKTSGVRGRGKGVQP; encoded by the coding sequence GTGAATATCGAAGGCATGCGCGTGATGGGCATCGACCCTGGGCTCACTCGCTGTGGCCTGTCCGTAGTCCAAGCAGGCCGCGGGCGCGCAATTCTTCCCGTCTCCGTGGGCGTGGTGCGAACCCCGAGCGATAAGGATCTGACCGAGCGGCTCCTGCGGCTCTCTGTTGCGGCCAAGGAGTGGATGGACGATTATTCGCCGGATGTGGTTGCCATAGAGCGCGTCTTCGAACGCGGCCAGGTCTCAACAGTCATGCAGACTGCTCACGTCGTAGGAGTCCTTGTGCTCGCAGCCGCCGAGCGGGATATTCCGGTTTATATGTACACCCCGTCAGAGGTAAAAAAGGCCATTTCTGGTAATGGGCGCGCGGATAAGAAGCAAATGACGACCATGATCACCCGTATCCTGGGGCTTACGGAGCCGCCCAAGCCTGCGGATGCGGCGGATGCATTGGCGCTGGCCGTCTGCCACTGCTGGCGCGCGCCAGCGATCGTGAGAATGGATAGTACCGGGTTAGGGCTTGGCGCAAAGACCAGCGGCGTCCGCGGGCGGGGGAAGGGTGTTCAGCCCTAG
- the ruvA gene encoding Holliday junction branch migration protein RuvA has translation MIAALRGEVLHIGLDHGVIECGGXGYKFLATAKTLGTLRRGETAFVLTTLVVKEDALTLYGFTSDDDREMFQVLQSVSGLGPKLALAALSVMGAEELAAAIGGXXVKALQSIPGVGKRVAQRLTLELKDKVKRFAGTPAPDAAPEATGAGDPVVDSVTEALLGLGFTEKAARPVVEAAYAEAPAADTSTLLRAALAQLGKQG, from the coding sequence ATGATTGCGGCATTGCGGGGAGAGGTACTCCACATTGGTTTAGACCACGGCGTTATTGAATGTGGCGGGGKGGGCTATAAGTTCTTAGCCACCGCAAAGACGTTGGGAACCTTGCGCCGCGGAGAAACAGCCTTTGTGCTGACTACGTTGGTGGTCAAGGAAGACGCATTGACCTTATACGGTTTTACCAGCGACGATGACCGCGAAATGTTCCAAGTGCTGCAATCCGTGTCCGGCTTGGGGCCCAAACTGGCCTTGGCCGCGTTATCCGTCATGGGCGCAGAAGAGCTGGCCGCAGCCATTGGCGGGGRGGRTGTTAAGGCGCTGCAGTCTATCCCGGGCGTCGGCAAGCGCGTGGCCCAACGCCTTACCCTGGAGCTAAAAGATAAGGTAAAGCGCTTTGCTGGAACTCCCGCGCCCGATGCTGCACCGGAGGCAACAGGTGCCGGTGACCCAGTTGTCGATAGTGTCACTGAAGCCCTCTTGGGCCTAGGATTTACTGAGAAGGCGGCTCGCCCCGTGGTGGAGGCGGCATACGCCGAAGCCCCTGCGGCGGATACGTCGACCTTGCTGCGCGCGGCCCTGGCCCAGCTGGGTAAGCAAGGCTAA
- the secF gene encoding protein translocase subunit SecF, with amino-acid sequence MAVSTKNKISRLDRLYEDERGYDFIGHTKRWYGITAALLVGAIAAILIRGFTLSLDFEGGTTLSMPAGDLKEDEVATVFEDSTGVEPEQVRIVGAGDSETLEITSERLSQEEVDSARSAIYEEFQPKDENGEATPDAIGSSTVSESWGSSITQRMILAMVVFLVAATIYVAVRLQKIMAFAAILALIIDGIVIAGIYALFGFEVSPAVIIGLLTVLTFSIYDSVIVFDKVNENTAGLXGQRSKTYGELANLAINQTVMRSISTSIISALPIIALFVIAVWLMGIGTLRDLALIQLIGVIEGIFSSIFLATPLVVTFANWTKRVKQHTQRVLDYRAGKSEDGEPADAGSAKRKVVTPSDVGAKTHKEVAEEQTDHGSSASGHTGATWRPGR; translated from the coding sequence ATGGCCGTATCGACTAAAAATAAGATTTCCCGTTTAGATCGCCTCTATGAAGACGAGCGTGGCTATGACTTCATTGGCCACACCAAACGGTGGTACGGGATTACCGCCGCGCTCCTCGTCGGCGCCATCGCCGCCATCCTGATTCGCGGATTTACCCTTTCCCTCGACTTTGAGGGAGGAACCACCTTGTCCATGCCCGCTGGGGACTTGAAAGAGGACGAGGTAGCTACCGTCTTTGAGGACTCCACCGGCGTTGAACCCGAACAGGTTCGCATCGTCGGCGCCGGCGATTCTGAGACGCTTGAAATCACCTCGGAGCGCTTGAGTCAAGAAGAGGTAGACAGCGCCCGGTCTGCCATCTACGAGGAATTCCAACCGAAGGATGAAAACGGGGAGGCCACCCCAGACGCCATCGGTTCTTCCACCGTGTCCGAATCGTGGGGCTCCTCGATTACGCAGCGCATGATCCTCGCCATGGTCGTATTCCTCGTTGCAGCGACCATCTATGTGGCGGTGCGCTTGCAAAAGATTATGGCTTTTGCCGCCATTTTGGCGCTGATTATCGATGGCATCGTCATCGCCGGTATCTACGCCCTCTTCGGCTTTGAAGTTTCTCCCGCCGTCATCATCGGTTTGCTCACCGTCCTGACCTTCTCCATCTATGACTCCGTCATCGTCTTTGACAAGGTCAATGAGAATACGGCGGGGCTGGRAGGCCAACGTTCTAAGACCTATGGGGAACTCGCCAACTTGGCGATTAACCAGACGGTCATGCGTTCCATTTCCACCTCCATCATCTCCGCGCTGCCTATTATCGCGCTGTTCGTCATCGCCGTATGGCTTATGGGCATCGGTACGCTGCGCGATTTGGCGCTGATCCAGCTCATCGGCGTCATCGAGGGTATTTTCTCCTCGATTTTCTTGGCTACCCCGTTGGTGGTGACGTTTGCTAATTGGACTAAGCGCGTCAAGCAGCACACGCAGCGTGTGCTGGATTACCGCGCGGGTAAGTCTGAGGACGGTGAACCGGCGGACGCGGGTTCTGCAAAGCGCAAGGTGGTTACGCCTTCCGATGTCGGGGCCAAGACGCACAAGGAAGTGGCAGAAGAACAAACTGATCACGGCAGCAGTGCCTCCGGCCATACAGGTGCTACGTGGCGCCCGGGCCGCTAA